In the Streptomyces sp. NBC_00525 genome, one interval contains:
- a CDS encoding NAD(P)/FAD-dependent oxidoreductase gives MQQHRIIVLGAGYTGAIAAGRVAKRLRREDVSVTLVNAEPDFVERVRMHQLAAGQDLTPRPFSEMFAGTGVELRIGRVTAVDVERKAVTVQGAEGQEELAYDTLVYALGSAWNTQGVPGSAEYAYEIAGRPGALRLRDRLADLAPGRPVVVVGGGLTGLEAATEFAEARPDLDIALAVRGGLGDWLSDTGRRHLRKVVDRLGITVHEHTPVVEVGAGYVTTAGGTSLPAEVTVWTTGFAVHPLAAATALETGENGQIVVDATMRSVSHPDVYAIGDAALVAGPGGKPLRMSCASGVPTAWQAADAIAARLTGTKIPSTALRYFNQCISLGRKDGLIQYVTADDRAVRAALRGRLAALYKELVCKGAAWGVANPTTGLPVRRRPVAAQRPRTTPVAAEQR, from the coding sequence ATGCAGCAGCACCGCATCATCGTCCTCGGAGCCGGCTACACCGGAGCGATCGCGGCGGGCCGCGTCGCCAAGCGGCTGCGCCGGGAGGACGTCAGCGTCACCCTCGTCAACGCGGAGCCCGACTTCGTCGAGCGCGTCCGCATGCACCAGCTCGCGGCCGGCCAGGACCTCACCCCCCGCCCCTTCTCCGAGATGTTCGCGGGCACGGGCGTGGAGCTGAGGATCGGCCGGGTCACCGCCGTGGACGTCGAGCGCAAGGCCGTCACCGTCCAGGGCGCGGAGGGCCAGGAGGAGTTGGCGTACGACACCCTCGTCTACGCCCTCGGCAGCGCCTGGAACACCCAGGGCGTCCCCGGTTCCGCCGAGTACGCCTACGAGATCGCCGGCCGCCCCGGCGCGCTCCGGCTGCGCGACCGGCTGGCCGATCTGGCGCCCGGCCGGCCCGTGGTCGTCGTCGGCGGCGGGCTGACCGGCCTGGAGGCGGCGACCGAGTTCGCGGAGGCCCGCCCGGACCTCGACATCGCCCTCGCCGTGCGCGGCGGGCTCGGCGACTGGCTCTCGGACACCGGCCGCCGGCACCTCCGCAAGGTGGTCGACCGGCTGGGCATCACCGTCCACGAGCACACCCCGGTGGTGGAGGTCGGGGCCGGATACGTCACCACGGCCGGGGGCACGTCCCTCCCGGCGGAGGTCACCGTCTGGACCACCGGCTTCGCGGTCCACCCGCTGGCAGCCGCCACCGCGCTGGAGACCGGCGAGAACGGGCAGATCGTGGTGGACGCGACCATGCGGTCGGTCTCGCACCCCGATGTGTACGCGATCGGGGACGCGGCCCTCGTCGCGGGCCCCGGTGGCAAGCCGCTGCGGATGTCCTGCGCCTCGGGCGTCCCCACCGCCTGGCAGGCGGCCGACGCGATCGCGGCCCGCCTCACCGGTACCAAGATCCCGTCCACCGCGCTGCGTTACTTCAACCAGTGCATCTCGCTGGGCCGCAAGGACGGGCTGATCCAGTACGTCACGGCCGACGACCGCGCGGTCCGGGCGGCCCTGCGGGGACGGCTCGCCGCCCTCTACAAGGAGCTGGTCTGCAAGGGTGCCGCCTGGGGCGTGGCGAACCCGACCACCGGGCTGCCGGTCCGCCGCCGCCCGGTCGCGGCTCAGCGCCCCCGGACCACGCCGGTGGCCGCCGAGCAGCGGTGA
- a CDS encoding AIR synthase-related protein has translation MTYTRDRYTAQVGFGPQVRELIGRALAPEPVLPESGLVVRAGTYVVDPPFFGNGDIGRVAVCGAVNDLAATGADPRHLALGIVLEAGLPLGLVHRLTASIREAAAEAGVAVTAVDTQIVRAGEADRVYVTATAFGERAGPPLGPDRIRPGDRVLVTGPLGDHAAHLVSLRDGLGYEHHVPSDCAPLTGLLGEVRADLHHARPVAAGGLAEVLRLSAAASGLTLRVEEAALPVRYEARVALATRGLAPLDAACAGCLCLFAPADRADAVLAALRARPEGRQAAVVGEVTADPPGDVEYLAPDGPRARTPSAGPLPERLL, from the coding sequence GTGACGTACACACGGGACCGGTACACCGCGCAGGTCGGCTTCGGGCCGCAGGTGCGCGAGCTGATCGGCCGGGCCCTCGCCCCGGAACCCGTCCTGCCGGAGTCCGGGCTCGTCGTGCGCGCCGGTACCTACGTCGTCGACCCGCCGTTCTTCGGCAACGGGGACATCGGCCGGGTCGCCGTCTGCGGTGCGGTCAACGATCTCGCGGCCACCGGGGCCGACCCCCGGCATCTGGCCCTCGGCATCGTGCTGGAGGCCGGGCTGCCGCTCGGCCTGGTCCACCGGCTGACCGCCTCGATCCGCGAGGCCGCCGCCGAGGCCGGGGTCGCCGTCACCGCCGTGGACACCCAGATCGTGCGTGCCGGGGAGGCCGACCGGGTCTATGTCACGGCCACCGCCTTCGGAGAGCGCGCGGGGCCCCCGCTCGGCCCGGACCGCATCCGCCCCGGCGACCGGGTGCTGGTGACCGGGCCGCTCGGCGACCACGCCGCCCATCTGGTCTCCCTGCGCGACGGCCTCGGCTACGAGCACCACGTGCCCAGCGACTGCGCCCCCCTCACCGGCCTCCTGGGCGAGGTCCGCGCCGACCTCCACCACGCCCGTCCGGTGGCCGCCGGGGGCCTCGCGGAGGTGCTGCGCCTGAGTGCCGCCGCCTCCGGCCTGACCCTGCGGGTCGAGGAGGCCGCGCTGCCGGTGCGCTACGAGGCGCGGGTGGCCCTGGCGACACGGGGGCTCGCGCCGCTGGACGCGGCCTGCGCGGGCTGCCTGTGCCTGTTCGCCCCGGCGGACCGCGCCGATGCGGTGCTCGCCGCCCTCCGTGCCCGCCCCGAGGGCCGTCAGGCGGCCGTGGTCGGCGAGGTGACGGCGGACCCGCCGGGCGATGTCGAGTACCTCGCCCCGGACGGCCCCCGCGCCCGGACACCGAGCGCGGGGCCGCTCCCGGAGCGCCTCCTCTGA
- a CDS encoding MFS transporter, giving the protein MAITDTGGDRSAPPASAPARAGGPTRRVRFGYASGSLVTGTFTTLPGLLLLPYLTDTLGVGAALAGAVVFLPKAWDVVLNPFVGRASDRTRTRWGSRSPYVLGAGLVMALGFALTFAGPLPGTAGAWFTAAGYLLTATAFAFFQVPYAAMPAELADREEDRLRLVAGRVAVIGVAALATGAAAPALVDAGGGGLPGHRWAGVFGAVVVGIGALWVFAGTAGTREGGARTAKRAAQPSLRAQFAAARANPPFMALLRCVVLQSVATGVLLAGAPYFADHVLHDSAGVGPLVAAFVAPNLLTMPLWSRLRGPRGYALATALFTAGCLLFLASPLLPQGAVLVTMALAGTGHAGQLLFLYAMLPDCIARDTADTGRRQGGVLSGVFSTAEGLGVAAGPFLYGLVLQLTGYVSSGTGDAAAQSATARAGILAGFGALPALAAIAAALLLRAYDRPSDTPYPQHG; this is encoded by the coding sequence ATGGCCATCACCGACACCGGCGGCGACCGTTCCGCCCCGCCCGCTTCCGCGCCCGCGCGCGCCGGAGGCCCCACCCGCCGGGTGCGGTTCGGCTATGCCTCGGGTTCGCTGGTCACGGGCACGTTCACCACGCTGCCGGGTCTTCTGCTGCTGCCGTATCTCACCGACACGCTCGGCGTCGGCGCCGCGCTGGCCGGCGCGGTCGTCTTCCTGCCGAAGGCGTGGGACGTCGTCCTCAACCCGTTCGTGGGCCGCGCCAGCGACCGTACGCGGACCCGCTGGGGCTCCCGGAGCCCGTACGTGCTGGGGGCCGGGCTCGTCATGGCGCTCGGCTTCGCGCTGACCTTCGCGGGCCCGCTGCCCGGCACGGCCGGCGCCTGGTTCACCGCTGCCGGCTACCTCCTCACCGCGACGGCCTTCGCCTTCTTCCAGGTCCCGTACGCCGCGATGCCCGCCGAACTCGCGGACCGCGAGGAGGACCGGCTGCGCCTGGTCGCGGGCCGGGTCGCGGTCATCGGCGTGGCGGCCCTGGCGACGGGGGCCGCCGCCCCCGCCCTGGTGGACGCGGGCGGCGGCGGTCTGCCGGGCCACCGCTGGGCGGGCGTGTTCGGCGCGGTCGTGGTGGGCATCGGCGCGCTGTGGGTGTTCGCCGGAACAGCCGGTACGCGGGAGGGCGGCGCCCGTACGGCGAAGCGCGCCGCCCAGCCCTCCCTGCGCGCGCAGTTCGCCGCCGCCCGCGCCAATCCGCCCTTCATGGCGCTGCTGCGCTGTGTGGTGCTCCAGTCCGTCGCGACCGGGGTGCTGCTCGCGGGCGCCCCGTACTTCGCCGACCATGTGCTGCACGACTCCGCCGGGGTCGGCCCGCTCGTGGCGGCGTTCGTCGCGCCGAACCTGCTGACCATGCCGCTGTGGTCCCGGCTGCGCGGACCGCGCGGCTACGCCCTGGCCACCGCCCTGTTCACGGCGGGCTGCCTGCTCTTCCTGGCCTCGCCGCTGCTGCCGCAGGGCGCGGTCCTGGTCACGATGGCCCTGGCCGGCACCGGCCACGCGGGCCAGCTGCTCTTCCTGTACGCGATGCTGCCGGACTGCATCGCCCGCGACACCGCCGACACCGGGCGCCGCCAGGGGGGCGTGCTCTCCGGCGTGTTCTCCACCGCTGAGGGCCTGGGCGTGGCGGCGGGCCCGTTCCTGTACGGCCTGGTCCTCCAGCTCACCGGCTATGTCTCCTCCGGCACGGGCGACGCCGCCGCGCAGTCCGCCACCGCCCGCGCCGGCATCCTGGCCGGCTTCGGCGCCCTCCCCGCCCTGGCAGCGATCGCGGCGGCCCTCCTGCTGCGCGCGTACGACCGCCCCTCAGACACCCCCTACCCACAACACGGGTAG
- a CDS encoding AfsR/SARP family transcriptional regulator, whose amino-acid sequence MGEVRFGILGPLEVSGGAPAAAKLRGVLGTLLVRANEVVSVDSLIDELWPDSPPRTAATTLQVYVSHLRKALGTADPHHGRDMLVTRRPGYLARVTPDELDSTAFLALSRRGHRALREGDFAAAADFQRRALALWRGPLLSDIPHGPLLEGAAVRMDEARTTALDERVRAELHLGMHRELVPELHELAAEYPLREEFHTHLMVALYRCGRQAEALRVFTLLRQTLVDELGIEPGPESRRLQRLILAGDRDLARPAPAARTGRGADRALPRPDPSFAGRTGELATLDRLLRTAAFGGGGEVIAVTGMPGVGKTALAVEAAHRAADAYPGGPRLLDVRAAGRLPRPAPGTLLVVDGVAAEADVRPLLPLGCTLLLTARRVPAGLPGLRTVLLGPWRPEETRGLARLFGAHDADGNHREDALRAEEAEEIAALCGRLPLAVRAAAAQLAARPHWTPATLLSRLRAEEGRLDALRCGDLDVRARLRAAYEDCDDERRRHFRLLSLLPPGPFDAERAAAALGTGTARALAALDALADDRLVEADRDAWRLPELLRLLAAERLADEEDPQTVRAAVRRVCLAYAQDAADPRRTAGPDPATPARLARTAYDAGLWELTVRLTDGLARCARPDAVAEEASYALALDAARRCADRPAEARMLRRLAELAWRYRRFARARTLLGRALERARGCGDAEETGQALVGLAELLLDGGATDEAAQLLGPVLDAPAATRARFDAARVRALVALAQEGPEAARSWFGTCLTLADALDEPALRMYARRSLRALDTGAGAGFAAVEVRPGLWRIHQGGPFAGAPRRVGEPCR is encoded by the coding sequence ATGGGCGAGGTGCGATTCGGCATCCTGGGCCCGCTGGAGGTCAGCGGCGGCGCTCCGGCGGCGGCCAAGCTGCGGGGCGTCCTCGGCACGCTGCTGGTCCGCGCCAACGAGGTCGTGTCGGTGGACAGCCTCATCGACGAGCTGTGGCCCGACTCCCCGCCGCGCACCGCCGCCACGACCCTCCAGGTGTACGTGTCGCATCTGCGCAAGGCCCTGGGCACCGCCGACCCGCACCACGGCCGCGACATGCTGGTCACCCGGCGCCCCGGCTATCTGGCGCGGGTCACCCCGGACGAACTCGACAGCACCGCCTTCCTCGCGCTGTCCCGGCGCGGCCACCGGGCCCTGCGCGAGGGCGACTTCGCGGCCGCCGCCGACTTCCAGCGCCGGGCGCTCGCGCTGTGGCGGGGCCCGCTGCTCTCCGACATCCCGCACGGTCCGCTGCTCGAAGGCGCCGCCGTCCGCATGGACGAGGCCCGCACCACGGCGCTCGACGAGCGGGTCCGGGCCGAGCTGCACCTCGGCATGCATCGCGAACTCGTCCCCGAACTCCACGAACTGGCGGCGGAGTACCCGCTGCGCGAGGAGTTCCACACGCATCTCATGGTGGCGCTCTACCGGTGCGGGCGGCAGGCCGAGGCGCTGCGGGTCTTCACGCTGCTGCGGCAGACCCTGGTGGACGAACTGGGCATCGAACCGGGCCCCGAGTCCCGCCGGCTCCAGCGGCTCATCCTGGCCGGCGACCGGGACCTGGCCCGCCCCGCACCGGCCGCGCGCACCGGGCGGGGAGCCGACCGCGCGCTGCCCCGCCCCGATCCGTCCTTCGCCGGGCGCACCGGCGAACTCGCCACGCTCGACCGGCTGCTGCGGACGGCGGCCTTCGGCGGCGGGGGCGAGGTGATCGCCGTGACGGGCATGCCCGGCGTCGGCAAGACCGCGCTGGCCGTGGAGGCCGCGCACCGGGCCGCCGACGCGTACCCCGGCGGGCCGCGCCTGCTGGACGTACGCGCCGCAGGGCGGCTACCGCGCCCCGCCCCCGGAACGCTCCTGGTCGTGGACGGGGTGGCCGCCGAGGCCGACGTGCGGCCGCTGCTGCCGCTCGGCTGCACGCTGCTGCTCACCGCCCGCCGCGTCCCGGCCGGTCTGCCGGGCCTGCGGACGGTGCTCCTGGGGCCGTGGCGGCCGGAGGAGACCCGCGGGCTGGCCCGGCTGTTCGGCGCGCACGACGCGGACGGGAACCACCGGGAGGATGCGCTCCGCGCCGAGGAGGCCGAGGAGATCGCCGCGCTGTGCGGGCGGCTGCCGCTCGCCGTGCGGGCCGCCGCCGCGCAGCTCGCCGCCCGGCCGCACTGGACGCCCGCCACGCTCCTGTCCCGGCTGCGCGCCGAGGAGGGCCGGCTCGACGCGCTGCGCTGCGGCGACCTGGACGTACGGGCCCGGCTGCGCGCGGCGTACGAGGACTGCGACGACGAGCGGCGCCGCCACTTCCGGCTGCTGTCGCTGCTGCCACCCGGCCCGTTCGACGCGGAGCGGGCCGCCGCCGCCCTCGGCACCGGCACGGCGCGGGCGCTCGCCGCCCTCGACGCCCTCGCCGACGACCGGCTGGTGGAGGCGGACCGGGACGCGTGGCGGCTGCCGGAGCTGCTGCGGCTGCTCGCCGCCGAACGGCTGGCCGACGAGGAGGACCCGCAGACCGTCCGGGCCGCCGTGCGCCGCGTCTGCCTGGCGTACGCCCAGGACGCGGCCGACCCCCGGCGCACGGCCGGCCCGGACCCGGCGACCCCGGCCCGGCTGGCCCGGACCGCCTACGACGCGGGCCTGTGGGAGCTGACCGTACGCCTGACGGACGGCCTCGCCCGGTGCGCGCGGCCGGACGCGGTCGCCGAGGAGGCGTCCTACGCGCTGGCCCTGGACGCGGCGCGGCGGTGCGCGGACCGGCCGGCCGAGGCGCGGATGCTGCGACGGCTCGCCGAACTCGCCTGGCGCTACCGGCGCTTCGCCCGCGCCCGCACCCTGCTCGGGCGGGCGCTGGAGCGGGCCCGCGGCTGCGGGGACGCGGAGGAGACGGGCCAGGCGCTGGTGGGCCTGGCCGAACTCCTGCTGGACGGCGGCGCGACGGACGAGGCGGCACAGCTGCTGGGGCCGGTGCTCGACGCGCCCGCCGCCACTCGGGCCCGCTTCGACGCGGCACGGGTACGGGCGCTGGTGGCGCTGGCCCAGGAGGGGCCGGAGGCGGCCCGGAGCTGGTTCGGCACCTGTCTGACGCTGGCCGACGCGCTGGACGAGCCCGCGCTGCGGATGTACGCGCGGCGCTCGCTGCGGGCCCTGGACACCGGCGCGGGCGCCGGGTTCGCGGCCGTGGAGGTGCGGCCGGGGCTCTGGCGGATTCATCAGGGCGGCCCGTTCGCCGGGGCGCCGCGCAGGGTGGGGGAACCATGTCGGTGA
- a CDS encoding ATP-binding protein yields MSVTGGPDTGLVGRESETAALRERLRSPGVGLITLTGRAGVGKTRLAGEAVREPGDAFARVVTVDAAAPQALAGVRETVAAARGDVAGRRVLLLLDGCDHEARGPAAEAVVALAGEPGVVVLATGVEPLGVYGEQLLPLGPLPVPGDEYGGGSGNGSGGGGGNPHTVASVASVALFTRRARDADPSFALTPENAAAVAEICTLLGGLPLALELAALRLRLLPPHLLAARLRGRTTVLAGGPVNAPARHRSLAALAEWSCRGLEPAALALLERLAVYEPGFGAAAAGLDDEDGMDALLDRGLLTAVGEERGELRLAVPEPVRSHARARAAKAADAHAERYRRMVAAALPGLGGTGQDRLLREAAAEAPNVLAALRQLHERGDAEAAAALVLGCHLPWLAQGRLREGLEWCDTVADAGPLPEAPRARLTDLSGVFALALGDPQEAVRRHRRALALGKGVGDRRQNALASLRLGTALLRTGDATAARSVLVTAHSALSTMGVTGGTAEAAVALAAALCAEGDRRKGRALLVTAEETFRRSRDGRGLAGALRALAALDLEGDEPEPAGTALREALRLYETIDERTELPGALEESALLLLRTQPAQRPRAVRLLAAADVLRGRTGAEVPQEWRSQAERARTELGARLDWPDFATAWAEGARMPPATAVAEALSSPGPSRSPVAGAAAEAQSLTPRQAQVALLVAEGLTNRHIAARLDISEWTVVNHVRQVMRRLGCTSRVQVAGAVGRWA; encoded by the coding sequence ATGTCGGTGACAGGCGGCCCGGACACGGGGCTGGTCGGCAGGGAGAGCGAGACAGCCGCCCTGCGGGAGCGCCTGCGCTCGCCCGGCGTAGGGCTGATCACCCTCACCGGCCGCGCGGGCGTCGGCAAGACCCGCCTGGCCGGCGAGGCGGTACGCGAACCGGGCGACGCGTTCGCCCGCGTGGTGACGGTCGACGCGGCGGCGCCGCAGGCCCTGGCGGGGGTGCGCGAGACCGTGGCGGCGGCTCGCGGGGACGTGGCCGGGCGCCGGGTCCTGCTGCTGCTCGACGGCTGCGACCACGAGGCGCGGGGGCCGGCGGCCGAGGCGGTCGTGGCGCTGGCCGGTGAGCCGGGCGTGGTGGTGCTGGCCACCGGCGTGGAACCGCTCGGGGTGTACGGGGAGCAGCTGCTGCCCCTCGGACCGCTGCCCGTCCCCGGCGACGAGTACGGCGGCGGGAGCGGCAACGGGAGCGGCGGTGGCGGCGGGAACCCGCACACCGTGGCGTCCGTGGCATCCGTGGCGCTGTTCACTCGGCGGGCCCGGGACGCCGACCCGTCGTTCGCGCTGACCCCGGAGAACGCGGCGGCCGTGGCGGAGATCTGCACCCTGCTCGGCGGCCTTCCGCTCGCCCTGGAACTGGCCGCCCTGCGCCTGCGGTTGCTGCCGCCGCATCTCCTCGCGGCCCGGCTGCGCGGCCGGACCACCGTCCTGGCGGGCGGCCCGGTGAACGCGCCCGCCCGGCACCGCTCGCTCGCCGCGCTCGCCGAGTGGAGCTGCCGCGGCCTGGAACCGGCGGCCCTGGCCCTGCTGGAGCGGCTCGCCGTGTACGAGCCCGGCTTCGGAGCGGCCGCCGCCGGGCTCGACGACGAGGACGGCATGGACGCGCTGCTGGACCGGGGGCTGCTCACCGCAGTCGGCGAGGAGCGCGGCGAACTGCGCCTCGCGGTGCCCGAACCCGTACGGTCCCACGCCCGTGCCCGTGCGGCGAAGGCGGCCGACGCGCACGCGGAGCGCTACCGGCGGATGGTGGCGGCGGCCCTGCCGGGGCTCGGCGGCACCGGCCAGGACCGGCTGCTGCGGGAGGCGGCGGCCGAGGCGCCCAACGTCCTCGCGGCCCTGCGGCAGCTGCACGAGCGCGGCGACGCCGAGGCCGCAGCGGCCCTGGTGCTGGGCTGCCATCTGCCGTGGCTGGCGCAGGGCCGGCTGCGCGAGGGCCTGGAGTGGTGCGACACGGTCGCCGACGCCGGGCCGCTCCCGGAGGCGCCGCGGGCCCGGCTCACCGACCTGTCCGGCGTGTTCGCGCTCGCCCTGGGCGACCCGCAGGAGGCCGTACGCCGCCACCGGCGGGCCCTCGCGCTCGGCAAGGGCGTGGGCGACCGGCGGCAGAACGCCCTCGCCTCGCTCCGGCTCGGCACCGCCCTGCTGCGCACCGGCGACGCGACGGCGGCCCGCAGCGTCCTGGTCACCGCGCACAGCGCGCTGTCCACGATGGGCGTCACCGGGGGCACCGCCGAGGCGGCCGTCGCGCTCGCCGCCGCCCTGTGCGCCGAGGGCGACCGGCGCAAGGGACGCGCCCTGCTTGTCACGGCGGAGGAGACCTTCCGCCGCAGCCGCGACGGGCGCGGGCTCGCCGGGGCGCTGCGGGCCCTGGCCGCGCTGGACCTGGAGGGCGACGAGCCGGAGCCGGCCGGAACCGCGCTGCGGGAGGCGCTGCGGCTGTACGAGACGATCGACGAACGCACCGAACTCCCCGGCGCGCTGGAGGAGTCCGCGCTGCTGCTGCTCCGCACCCAGCCCGCGCAGCGCCCGCGCGCGGTGCGGCTGCTGGCGGCGGCGGACGTGCTGCGCGGGCGGACCGGCGCCGAGGTCCCGCAGGAGTGGCGCTCGCAGGCCGAGCGGGCCCGTACGGAGCTGGGCGCCCGGCTGGACTGGCCCGATTTCGCGACCGCCTGGGCGGAGGGGGCGCGGATGCCCCCCGCGACGGCGGTGGCCGAGGCGCTGTCCTCGCCCGGGCCGTCGCGGAGCCCGGTGGCCGGCGCGGCCGCCGAGGCCCAGTCGCTGACGCCCCGCCAGGCGCAGGTGGCGCTCCTGGTCGCGGAGGGGCTGACCAACCGGCACATCGCGGCCCGGCTCGACATCTCCGAGTGGACGGTCGTCAACCACGTCCGCCAGGTGATGCGACGCCTCGGCTGCACCTCGCGGGTCCAGGTGGCGGGGGCGGTGGGGCGGTGGGCATGA
- a CDS encoding AMP-binding protein has translation MTRGTGTAERRLLELTAPDDVVRRFRAAGWWREETFLDDLRRAAAAFPQRPAIVAERVLRPAGERRVTVTYGQLALYVERFATALASLGVAPGDPVAYQLPNWWETAALTLACWRAGAVAVPVLPTVRAHGLRHILDGTRARICVVPDVWEGFPHAEALAALAPGLPWLRHRVVLGDAAATGAVDFAAYFTRTPRERTAVGRHPHPLPGRADRPALLISVMGLRDAYTSVVHSPDTLYANIAAQHHPRGPGRRPGEVFLSTLPLTSLASLIYTVCWPLAVGGTGVWQDVWDPGGCLDLMAYAGVDQVYAEPAYFAELLTAQRRRPRHLERLRLVLSGGRTSTPEPLAAELREVFGVPVLSAWGAPELGMGALSATPGEAEPLRGLDVPAGDGTGPAPLRVRGPSVALATWRHGVAVPVSTWEDGDGWLDTGDLATTDAGGGLRVRARAGTRTGAIFMVPVAEVEEALLSHPRVAEAAVVAYTDPEHGELPCAVVVPVALDRPPGPAELREHLTGRGIAEAFLPTRLEIVGALPRDEDGRLRRTALRSWLLRGRPGAPRPAPA, from the coding sequence ATGACCCGCGGCACCGGCACCGCCGAGCGCCGGCTGCTGGAGCTGACCGCGCCCGACGACGTCGTCCGGCGGTTCCGGGCGGCCGGCTGGTGGCGGGAGGAGACCTTCCTGGACGATCTGCGCCGCGCCGCGGCCGCCTTCCCGCAGCGCCCCGCGATCGTCGCCGAGCGCGTGCTGCGGCCGGCCGGCGAACGCCGCGTCACCGTCACGTACGGGCAGCTCGCCCTGTACGTGGAGCGCTTCGCCACCGCGCTGGCCTCGCTGGGGGTGGCGCCGGGCGACCCGGTCGCCTACCAGCTGCCGAACTGGTGGGAGACGGCCGCGCTCACCCTCGCCTGCTGGCGGGCCGGGGCGGTCGCGGTGCCGGTGCTGCCGACCGTACGTGCCCACGGGCTGCGGCACATCCTGGACGGCACCCGCGCCCGGATCTGTGTCGTCCCGGACGTCTGGGAGGGCTTCCCGCACGCCGAGGCGCTGGCCGCCCTCGCACCGGGGCTGCCGTGGCTGCGGCACCGCGTGGTGCTGGGGGACGCGGCGGCCACCGGGGCCGTCGACTTCGCGGCGTACTTCACCCGCACCCCGCGCGAACGGACCGCGGTCGGCCGGCACCCGCACCCGCTGCCGGGGCGCGCCGACCGGCCCGCGCTGCTGATCAGCGTGATGGGGCTGCGCGACGCGTACACCTCGGTGGTGCACTCCCCCGACACGCTGTACGCCAACATCGCCGCCCAGCACCATCCGCGGGGGCCGGGGCGGCGGCCCGGCGAGGTCTTCCTGTCCACACTGCCGCTGACCTCGCTCGCCTCACTGATCTACACCGTGTGCTGGCCGCTCGCGGTCGGCGGCACGGGCGTCTGGCAGGACGTGTGGGACCCCGGCGGCTGCCTGGACCTGATGGCGTACGCCGGGGTCGATCAGGTGTACGCGGAGCCCGCGTACTTCGCGGAGCTGCTGACCGCCCAGCGCCGCCGCCCCCGCCACCTGGAACGGCTTCGGCTGGTCCTGTCCGGCGGCCGTACCAGCACCCCGGAGCCGCTGGCCGCCGAACTGCGCGAGGTGTTCGGGGTGCCGGTGCTGTCCGCGTGGGGGGCGCCGGAGCTGGGCATGGGCGCGCTGTCGGCGACGCCCGGCGAGGCGGAGCCGCTGCGCGGCCTCGACGTACCGGCCGGGGACGGCACGGGCCCCGCCCCGCTGCGGGTGCGCGGCCCGTCGGTGGCCCTGGCGACCTGGCGGCACGGGGTCGCGGTGCCCGTCTCCACCTGGGAGGACGGCGACGGCTGGCTGGACACCGGGGACCTCGCGACGACGGACGCCGGGGGCGGCCTCCGGGTACGGGCGCGGGCGGGCACCCGGACCGGGGCCATCTTCATGGTGCCGGTCGCCGAGGTGGAAGAGGCCCTGCTGAGCCATCCCCGCGTGGCCGAGGCGGCGGTCGTCGCCTACACGGACCCGGAGCACGGCGAGCTGCCGTGCGCGGTGGTGGTCCCGGTCGCCCTGGACCGGCCGCCGGGCCCCGCCGAACTGCGCGAACACCTCACCGGGCGCGGCATCGCCGAGGCGTTCCTGCCGACCCGGCTGGAGATCGTGGGCGCGCTGCCCCGCGACGAGGACGGCAGACTGCGGCGGACGGCGCTGCGCTCCTGGCTGCTGCGCGGCCGGCCGGGGGCCCCGCGCCCGGCACCCGCGTAA
- a CDS encoding polyprenyl synthetase family protein — protein MTTTPTHEQPGSAASPGQLRDALLDRVEDRLARLLADETRSRRTADPHSAVLVAGVAELVQAGAERAHPVICLTGYLAAGGDPAGEDVVSACAALELLDTCLMIRDDVRKNATLRRGIPTLHISHAAEHERNGWRGESRRFGEDTAVLAGDLATAYGDRIAARLPRPARELWDSLRTERTIGAHAEAAVATEYLDDAWPGQCLDGCGDGCGAGWYGLRHALLIGASLAGRDDLREPYEEYARALHAAWRIRGFLRGGPGFDDDAQFLRDIFFDARARERAEETIAGQLERADAVVADAPVPALWRTELSAFARRVAGCE, from the coding sequence ATGACCACCACACCCACGCACGAGCAGCCGGGGAGCGCGGCGAGCCCCGGACAGCTGCGCGACGCGCTGCTCGACCGGGTCGAGGACCGGCTCGCCCGGCTCCTCGCGGACGAGACCCGGAGCCGGCGCACGGCCGATCCGCACAGCGCGGTCCTGGTGGCGGGGGTGGCCGAGCTGGTCCAGGCCGGGGCGGAGCGGGCCCATCCGGTCATCTGCCTCACCGGCTATCTCGCGGCGGGCGGCGACCCGGCGGGGGAGGACGTGGTGTCCGCGTGCGCCGCCCTCGAACTCCTCGACACCTGTCTGATGATCAGGGACGACGTCCGCAAGAACGCCACGCTGCGCCGGGGCATCCCGACCCTGCACATCAGCCACGCCGCTGAGCACGAACGCAACGGCTGGCGCGGCGAGTCCCGCCGCTTCGGCGAGGACACCGCCGTACTCGCGGGCGATCTCGCGACGGCGTACGGGGACCGCATCGCGGCCCGGCTGCCGCGGCCCGCGCGGGAGTTGTGGGACAGCCTGCGCACCGAACGCACCATCGGCGCGCACGCCGAGGCGGCGGTGGCGACGGAGTACCTCGACGACGCCTGGCCGGGCCAGTGCCTGGACGGCTGCGGCGACGGCTGCGGCGCCGGCTGGTACGGGCTGCGCCACGCCCTGCTGATCGGCGCCTCGCTGGCCGGCCGCGACGATCTGCGCGAGCCGTACGAGGAGTACGCGCGCGCCCTGCACGCGGCCTGGCGGATTCGCGGATTCCTGCGCGGCGGGCCGGGGTTCGACGACGACGCCCAGTTCCTGCGGGACATCTTCTTCGACGCGCGCGCCCGCGAACGGGCCGAGGAGACCATCGCCGGGCAGCTCGAACGCGCCGACGCGGTGGTGGCGGACGCCCCCGTCCCGGCGCTCTGGCGCACGGAACTGTCCGCGTTCGCCCGCCGGGTCGCGGGCTGCGAGTGA